In one Rhodococcus sp. B50 genomic region, the following are encoded:
- a CDS encoding MDR family MFS transporter, giving the protein MSSTPPSPPAPAGAPQPQAAVAPRAGLLIAVLVGAAFVVILNETIMSVALPKLMVEFDVGAATAQWLTTAFMLTMAVVIPITGYLLTRLSLRTVFAIAMGSFLIGTLIAAIAPIFPVLVLGRVVQAVGTAVMLPLLFTTVLNLVPAERRGRTMGVISIVIAVAPAVGPTIGGVVLDQLSWRWMFWLVLPIAVVATTLGLSWIRNVTEPVPVPLDAPSVVLSALGFSGLVFGLSSLGEAAEGDPLLPPWLPLVVGLASLAIFVLRQLRLGDGALLDLRAFRTPAFSLAVALVSVSMMSLFGTLILLPIYLQNVLGQSTLATGLMLLPGGLAMGLLGYIVGRLFDRFGPRPLVAPGALIACVAMWGMTTFDAATTTGTVIAWHVLLNIGLALMFSPLLTSALGALPRRLYSHGSAIVSTMQQVAGAAGTALFITVLTRTTVAGAESADDPAGALADGVHQAFTWGAVIAVVAVVGSLFVRRAAEPEPDEVETSVPEVAGTH; this is encoded by the coding sequence GTGTCTTCCACTCCACCGAGTCCTCCTGCCCCGGCCGGTGCGCCCCAGCCGCAGGCCGCTGTCGCACCGCGAGCCGGTCTGCTGATCGCCGTCCTCGTCGGGGCCGCGTTCGTGGTCATCCTCAACGAGACGATCATGAGCGTCGCGCTGCCGAAGCTGATGGTCGAGTTCGACGTCGGCGCGGCCACCGCCCAATGGCTCACCACGGCGTTCATGCTGACCATGGCCGTCGTCATTCCCATCACGGGTTATCTGCTCACCCGCCTGTCGCTGCGCACGGTCTTCGCGATCGCGATGGGCAGCTTCCTGATCGGCACCCTGATCGCCGCGATCGCGCCGATCTTCCCTGTCCTCGTGCTGGGCCGTGTCGTCCAGGCCGTGGGCACCGCGGTGATGCTTCCGCTGCTGTTCACGACGGTGCTCAACCTGGTGCCCGCCGAGCGCCGCGGGCGCACGATGGGCGTGATCTCGATCGTCATCGCCGTCGCCCCCGCGGTCGGCCCGACCATCGGTGGCGTCGTGCTCGACCAGCTGAGCTGGCGGTGGATGTTCTGGCTGGTGCTGCCGATCGCGGTCGTCGCGACGACGCTCGGCCTGAGCTGGATCCGCAACGTCACCGAACCGGTTCCGGTGCCGCTCGACGCACCGTCGGTGGTGCTGTCCGCCCTCGGCTTCAGCGGTCTCGTCTTCGGTCTGAGCAGCCTCGGTGAAGCCGCCGAAGGCGATCCGCTGCTGCCGCCGTGGTTGCCGCTGGTCGTCGGACTCGCCTCACTCGCGATCTTCGTCCTGCGTCAGCTCCGACTCGGCGACGGCGCCCTGCTCGACCTGCGTGCGTTCCGCACCCCGGCGTTCTCGCTCGCGGTGGCGCTCGTGTCGGTGAGCATGATGTCGCTGTTCGGCACCCTCATCCTGCTGCCGATCTACCTGCAGAACGTGCTGGGGCAGTCGACGCTGGCCACCGGCCTGATGTTGCTGCCCGGCGGCCTGGCGATGGGTCTGCTCGGCTACATCGTCGGACGGCTGTTCGACCGCTTCGGTCCGCGGCCGCTGGTCGCACCGGGCGCGTTGATCGCCTGCGTCGCGATGTGGGGCATGACGACCTTCGACGCGGCCACCACGACCGGCACGGTCATCGCCTGGCACGTGCTGCTCAACATCGGCCTCGCGCTGATGTTCTCGCCGCTGCTGACCTCGGCACTCGGTGCGTTGCCACGTCGGCTGTACTCGCACGGCAGTGCCATCGTGAGCACGATGCAGCAGGTCGCCGGTGCGGCCGGTACGGCGCTGTTCATCACGGTGCTGACCCGCACGACGGTCGCGGGCGCCGAGAGCGCCGACGATCCCGCAGGCGCGCTCGCGGACGGTGTCCACCAAGCGTTCACGTGGGGCGCGGTGATCGCCGTGGTCGCCGTCGTCGGATCGCTGTTCGTCCGGCGGGCCGCGGAGCCCGAGCCGGACGAAGTGGAGACGTCGGTCCCCGAAGTCGCCGGAACGCACTAG
- a CDS encoding alpha/beta fold hydrolase yields MGITDVVGKAARNAWSLFVADGIAPPHRTPSVIVGNGRHRTLRRFGPENVGPPVLLVTPLAASPTCFDLMPGQSLVEHLLDLGRSVFLVEYGEMTSDDRDLGLEFWIDDVIPEAIARTSELCGNREVDVVAWSIGGTLAMLTAAAHPDLPMRSLTAFGSPLDYSAIPVMALPRLVGRFVAEPALGLLDAVFGGVPAPIVRTAYRLTAIEREIHRPWFVATHLTDAETLARMERVDRFQDEIHGYAGRVFRQLATSVTIDNELATGRLQLGDRVVDLADVAVPVLALGGKDDVLAPIPAVEPVTRLLSGTQVRFVRVPGTHLGMLTGSAARDTSWVELDVFLREPHTNSNAPAATLPVEQDIVTTGA; encoded by the coding sequence ATGGGGATCACGGATGTGGTCGGGAAGGCTGCGCGGAACGCGTGGTCGTTGTTCGTCGCCGACGGCATCGCGCCTCCCCATCGCACTCCCTCGGTGATCGTCGGAAACGGCCGCCACCGGACACTGCGACGTTTCGGACCGGAGAACGTCGGTCCTCCAGTGCTGCTCGTGACCCCGCTCGCCGCGTCGCCCACCTGCTTCGACCTGATGCCGGGGCAGAGCCTCGTCGAGCACCTGCTCGATCTCGGCCGCAGCGTCTTCCTCGTCGAGTACGGCGAGATGACCTCCGACGACCGCGACCTGGGGCTCGAATTCTGGATCGACGACGTGATCCCCGAAGCGATCGCCCGCACGTCCGAACTGTGCGGGAACCGCGAGGTGGACGTGGTGGCGTGGAGTATCGGCGGCACGCTGGCGATGCTCACCGCGGCGGCACATCCCGACCTGCCGATGCGATCGCTCACCGCCTTCGGCAGTCCGCTCGACTACTCCGCGATCCCGGTGATGGCGCTGCCTCGGCTCGTCGGCCGGTTCGTCGCCGAGCCCGCACTCGGTCTGCTCGACGCGGTCTTCGGCGGGGTACCCGCACCCATCGTGCGCACTGCCTACCGCCTCACCGCGATCGAACGCGAGATCCACCGCCCGTGGTTCGTGGCGACACATCTCACCGATGCCGAGACGCTCGCGCGGATGGAACGCGTCGACCGGTTCCAGGACGAGATCCACGGCTACGCCGGGCGTGTGTTCCGTCAGCTCGCGACGAGCGTCACCATCGACAACGAACTCGCCACCGGACGTCTGCAGCTCGGCGACCGGGTCGTCGACCTCGCCGATGTCGCGGTGCCGGTGCTCGCGCTCGGCGGCAAGGACGACGTGCTCGCCCCGATCCCTGCGGTCGAGCCCGTCACGAGGCTGCTCAGCGGCACACAGGTGCGCTTCGTCCGCGTCCCGGGAACGCACCTCGGCATGCTCACCGGCAGCGCCGCCCGCGACACCTCATGGGTAGAACTGGACGTCTTCCTGCGCGAACCCCACACGAACAGCAACGCGCCGGCCGCCACGCTTCCCGTCGAACAGGACATCGTGACGACCGGCGCGTGA
- a CDS encoding DMT family transporter, whose product MAWIVLVLSGVLEAVWATALGRSAGFSRLTPTLVFLVALVLSMAGLAYALRTLPVGTSYAIWVGIGAALTVGYAMVTGTETASLLKIVLIAGIVLCVVGLKLVH is encoded by the coding sequence ATGGCCTGGATCGTTCTCGTCCTGTCGGGTGTCCTCGAAGCCGTATGGGCCACCGCCCTCGGCAGATCGGCCGGCTTCAGCCGGCTCACTCCGACGCTGGTATTTCTCGTCGCCCTCGTCCTGAGCATGGCCGGACTCGCGTATGCCTTGCGCACCTTGCCGGTCGGGACGTCCTATGCGATCTGGGTGGGTATCGGCGCCGCGCTCACGGTCGGCTACGCGATGGTCACCGGCACCGAGACGGCGTCACTGCTGAAGATCGTCCTGATCGCGGGCATCGTGCTGTGCGTCGTCGGACTCAAACTCGTGCACTGA
- a CDS encoding ABC transporter, which yields MNLGSVLVLPVRVGLTAAETALSVAETVVGTVRVAVSPTTYSALGAVGLPDTRSSVGLLQQISKLTSEDRGLGHALRPGGPLDRLLAPGGTVDRLTEPGGLLDRLLEPGGPVDRLTAPGGPLDRILADDGALDRLVSEGGLLDRLTAHDGPLERLLAQDGAVERLTAPGGIVDVAIRPGGVVERALAEGGVLDVLLSERGALERLLAEGGPLDQIVSLSETLAHLTPGISQMNASIDMLQETVELLRGAVGPLGDLAGRLPGRWLRSSKGELLPPP from the coding sequence ATGAACCTCGGGTCCGTACTCGTGTTGCCGGTGCGTGTGGGTCTGACCGCCGCCGAGACCGCCCTGAGCGTCGCCGAGACGGTCGTCGGCACCGTGCGGGTCGCGGTGTCGCCCACGACCTACTCCGCGCTCGGCGCGGTCGGCCTGCCCGACACCCGCAGTTCGGTGGGCCTGCTGCAGCAGATCTCGAAGCTCACCTCCGAGGACCGCGGACTCGGCCATGCCCTGCGTCCCGGCGGTCCGCTCGACCGCCTGCTCGCACCGGGCGGAACCGTGGATCGGCTCACCGAGCCGGGCGGACTGCTCGACCGGCTGCTCGAACCGGGCGGCCCCGTCGACCGGCTCACCGCACCGGGTGGCCCGCTCGACCGGATCCTTGCCGACGACGGCGCCCTCGACCGTCTCGTGTCCGAAGGTGGTCTGCTCGATCGCCTCACGGCACACGACGGTCCGCTCGAACGACTGCTCGCCCAGGACGGTGCCGTCGAACGGCTCACCGCACCGGGCGGCATCGTCGACGTGGCGATCCGGCCCGGCGGGGTCGTCGAGCGCGCCCTCGCCGAGGGGGGCGTGCTCGACGTGCTGCTCTCCGAACGGGGAGCCCTCGAACGGCTGCTCGCCGAAGGCGGTCCACTCGATCAGATCGTCTCGCTCTCGGAGACACTCGCGCACCTCACGCCCGGTATCTCGCAGATGAACGCGAGCATCGACATGTTGCAGGAAACGGTCGAGCTGCTGCGCGGGGCCGTCGGTCCGCTCGGCGATCTCGCGGGCCGGCTCCCCGGGCGGTGGCTGCGCAGCAGCAAGGGCGAACTGCTTCCACCACCCTGA
- a CDS encoding ribokinase: MTGSSRCVVAVVGSLNLDLTVVVARAPEEGETVLGRHLRTYPGGKGANQAVGAARLASTAIVGAVGSDHAADVLRGVQQKAGVDTSHLRTMPGPTGRAVIVVSDDGQNRIIVVPEANSLLKAEDVITALDALDPAVVLTQLELLPAVTWAAARWAHDHDRRFVLNPSPVVDLDDHVLAGADPLVLNEQEALHYANLPAGTPFDDVVTRLLEQVRTVVITRGGEDVVVGTEDAIEHLRVPQVDVVDTTGAGDHFAGTLAALLGTGEDLLAAARRASADAARLVASRRADR; this comes from the coding sequence GTGACCGGGTCGAGTCGATGCGTCGTGGCGGTCGTGGGATCCCTCAACCTCGACCTGACGGTCGTCGTGGCGCGCGCTCCCGAAGAAGGGGAGACGGTGCTCGGCCGGCACCTGAGAACCTATCCGGGTGGCAAGGGCGCCAATCAGGCCGTCGGTGCGGCACGACTCGCTTCCACCGCCATCGTGGGGGCCGTCGGCAGCGATCACGCCGCCGACGTGCTGCGGGGCGTTCAGCAGAAGGCCGGGGTCGATACTTCTCACCTCCGCACCATGCCGGGACCGACCGGCCGGGCCGTCATCGTCGTCTCCGACGACGGGCAGAACCGGATCATCGTCGTTCCGGAGGCCAACTCGCTTCTGAAGGCCGAGGACGTCATCACCGCCCTCGATGCCCTCGATCCCGCGGTGGTGCTCACCCAACTCGAACTGCTCCCCGCGGTGACCTGGGCCGCTGCCCGATGGGCGCACGATCACGACCGCCGGTTCGTGCTCAATCCGAGCCCGGTCGTCGACCTGGACGACCACGTCCTCGCCGGCGCCGACCCGCTCGTGCTCAACGAGCAGGAAGCCCTGCACTACGCGAACCTTCCCGCCGGCACCCCCTTCGACGACGTCGTCACCCGCCTGCTCGAGCAGGTGCGAACCGTGGTGATCACCCGTGGCGGGGAGGACGTCGTCGTCGGAACCGAGGACGCGATCGAACACCTGCGGGTCCCGCAGGTCGACGTCGTCGACACGACTGGGGCCGGCGACCATTTCGCCGGCACTCTCGCCGCCCTGCTCGGCACCGGTGAGGACCTGCTCGCGGCAGCGCGCCGGGCGTCGGCCGACGCTGCCAGGCTGGTCGCATCCCGGCGTGCCGACCGCTGA
- a CDS encoding TetR/AcrR family transcriptional regulator, which translates to MVGEAETESVAVTSRRPVKERAGTDARIVKAALEILRLHGPNRVTVEAVAALSGVAKTTIYRRYANREEILDAALHSQVASPCVPDGLCVYDRVKWTLELIRRGLSNEVGMGSVSALLTDQEPGFTESIREIINARSEVVADVLRTAIDSGALRKDIDVDTAVSMLVGAYLGAYLRHGEVGESWADEVVHIVCPELEPDTKVHRP; encoded by the coding sequence ATGGTGGGCGAGGCCGAGACGGAGTCCGTGGCAGTGACGTCGCGACGTCCCGTCAAGGAGCGCGCCGGGACGGACGCACGCATCGTGAAGGCTGCGCTCGAGATCCTGCGTCTGCACGGACCCAACCGCGTCACCGTGGAAGCGGTCGCGGCGTTGTCGGGGGTCGCGAAGACGACGATCTACCGGCGCTATGCCAATCGCGAGGAGATTCTCGACGCGGCACTGCATTCGCAGGTGGCCTCGCCATGCGTTCCCGACGGGCTGTGCGTCTACGACCGTGTCAAGTGGACCCTCGAACTGATCCGCCGTGGGCTGTCGAACGAGGTGGGCATGGGGAGCGTCAGCGCGCTGCTCACCGACCAGGAACCGGGCTTCACGGAATCGATCCGCGAGATCATCAACGCCCGGAGCGAGGTCGTCGCCGACGTGCTCCGCACCGCGATCGACTCGGGCGCGCTCCGCAAGGACATCGACGTCGACACCGCCGTCTCGATGCTCGTCGGTGCGTACCTCGGCGCCTACCTGCGTCACGGTGAGGTGGGAGAGTCCTGGGCGGACGAAGTCGTCCACATCGTCTGTCCCGAACTCGAACCGGACACGAAGGTGCATCGGCCGTAG
- a CDS encoding general stress protein, giving the protein MTDIYAPAPAHDAESETLLESYRTYDAVERAIDHLSDEGFPVEYLRVVGQGVTTVEHIEGRMTTGKAALRGAAAGIWTGLLFGLLLALFLPAAGMAAVILAAVVFGAVWGGSLGFVTHWSTGGRRDFVSRKSIEATRYDLMVDSEFADQAHAKLALR; this is encoded by the coding sequence ATGACAGATATCTACGCACCGGCACCCGCGCACGACGCCGAATCCGAAACCCTCCTCGAGAGCTATCGCACCTACGACGCGGTCGAACGGGCCATCGACCACCTGTCCGATGAAGGCTTTCCGGTCGAATACCTGCGCGTTGTCGGGCAGGGAGTCACCACCGTCGAACACATCGAAGGCCGGATGACCACCGGCAAGGCAGCGCTCCGCGGCGCCGCGGCGGGCATCTGGACGGGATTGCTCTTCGGCCTGCTCCTGGCGCTGTTCCTTCCGGCGGCCGGCATGGCCGCCGTGATCCTCGCCGCCGTCGTATTCGGCGCCGTATGGGGAGGATCACTCGGCTTCGTCACCCACTGGAGCACCGGCGGGCGCCGCGACTTCGTCTCGCGGAAGAGCATCGAGGCCACCCGCTACGACCTCATGGTCGATTCCGAGTTCGCCGATCAGGCACACGCGAAGCTCGCGCTGCGCTGA